Sequence from the Nitrospinaceae bacterium genome:
ATACATGTCAAGTCCAGGTAAGGTTCTTCGCGTTGCGTCGAATTAAACCACATGCTCCACCGCTTGTGCGGGCCCCCGTCAATTCCTTTGAGTTTCAGCCTTGCGACCGTACTCCCCAGGCGGGGTACTTAATGCGTTAGCTGCGACACAGAGGGGATCGATACCCCCTACACCTAGTACCCATCGTTTACGGCCAGGACTACCGGGGTATCTAATCCCGTTCGCTCCCCTGGCTTTCGTATCTCAGCGTCAGTATCAGACCAGAAAGCCGCCTTCGCCACCGATGTTCTTCCCAATATCAATGCATTTCACCGCTACACTGGGAATTCCGCTTTCCTCTTCTGAACTCAAGTTATACAGTTTCAAACGCAATTCCACGGTTGAGCCGTGGGCTTGCACGTCTGACTTGTAAAACCGCCTACATACGCTTTACGCCCAATAATTCCGAACAACGCTTGCCCCCTCCGTATTACCGCGGCTGCTGGCACGGAGTTAGCCGGGGCTTCCTCTAATGGTACCGTCAAGATTTCTTCCCATTCGACAGAGGTTTACAACCCGAAGGCCTTCATCCCTCACGCGGCGTTGCTGCGTCAGGCTTTCGCCCATTGCGCAATATTCCCCACTGCTGCCTCCCGTAGGAGTCTGGACCGTGTGTCAGTTCCAGTGTGGCCGATCACCCTCTCAGGCCGGCTAACCATCGTCGCCTTGGTGGGCTGTTATCCCGCCAACAAGCTAATGGTCCGCGAACTCATCCCCAAATGAAGTTTGAGACTCCTTTTACCACGTTTCTTGCGATCCGTGGTCTTATCCGGTATTAGCTTAACTTTCGCCAAGTTATCCCAGGTTTGAGGGTAGATTATTCACGTGTTACTCACCCGTTCGCCACTTTACTAGTTCCCGAAGGAACTTTCTCGTTCGACTTGCATGTGTTAGGCACGCCGCCAGCGTTCGTTCTGAGCCAGGATCAAACTCTCCAGTTATATAAATCAGAAAGTTGATACTGTAAAAATTTACTAAAAGACCCGCAAAGTCTTTTGACACCTATTCAATTTTCAAAGAACTAGTTTTGCTAAAGAGCGGAACAATCTATCTCTTTTTTTTCAATTGTCAATCAAAAAAAGCGATAAAAAACCGCCCAACAAAAAACCCTTATTTGAAAGCGCCGATCAACCTCATTGAAACTGCTTTCAGATAAAGGTTTTTTATTTTAAATCAACTATTTTGGTCTCTTGTGAGCCAAGGTTTAAACAATATAGATATTCGGAGGAACAATATCAAGGGATTTTTCAAACTATTTTTCATTTATTGATCAAACTATTGAATTTATTGAAGTTTGAGGCAGATTTATTTCAGGCCTCGATCCCTTCCTCTTCCGGCTCTGCCATTTGCAGGCTTTTCAGGGTATAGAGCCTGTGGTAAAGGCCTTTTCTGTCCATCAACACCGCGTGGGTTCCTGATTCGACGATCTTTCCCTTGTCCAGGACGATGATTTTGTCGGCGTGGTGGATGGTGGACAGGCGGTGCGCGATGACAAACGCCGTCCGCCCCTCCATAAGATGCTCCAGGGCTTCCTGAATCAATAGTTCGGATTCGTTGTCCAAGGCGGATGTGGCTTCATCCAGAATCAACAGCCTGGGGTTTTTGAGGATCGTCCGGGCAATGGCGATTCTCTGCCGCTGGCCGGCGGACAGGCGGATGCCTTTCTCGCCGACGACGGTTTCGTAGCCGTCGGGACAGTCCATGATGAATTGATGGGCGTTGGCGGCTTTTGCGGCTTCGGTGACCTCTTCTAACGTGGCGCCCAGTTTGGCGTACTCTATGTTTTCCTTGATGGTGCCGCCGAATAGCAGGGTCTCCTGCGGAACAAGCCCGATCTGGCTCCAGTAACTGCTGAGACTCACTTCCTGAATGGGGATGCCGTCCACGCGAATTTCTCCCGAAACCGGGTCGTAAAAGCGGTGCAGGATCTGGATGAGTGTGCTCTTTCCGGCTCCGCTTGGGCCGACCAGAGCCACGACTTGTCCGGGTTCGGCTGAAAAACTGATGCCGTGCAGGACTTCCTGGTCTTCGCGGTAATGGAAGCGGATCTGGTCGAATTCCACTTTGCCGGCAATGGCGGGCAATTGTTTTGCGTCTTTGGGTTCGGCCACTTCCGGCTGGGTTTCCAGAATGTCAAAAATACGCTGGCTGGCGCCGATGCCTTCCTGAACGCGGGTGAACATGCGCGCGAAACTGCCCATGGGGCCTGCGATGATGGTGGCGTATAGAATGAAGGCGATCAACTCGCCCGGACTGATCCCTCCGGTGATCACTTCCCGTCCGCCGTACCAGAGGAGGATCAGCGAAGTGGTGAAGGCGATGAAGCCGATGGTCGGCCCGAAAAAAGAGGAGATGATCACCCGTTTGCGGGCGCTGTCAAAGCTGTCCTCCACGGCTTGCGAAAAGCGGCCGGTTTCCAGAGGCGCGCGGACAAACGATTTGACCACCTGGATATTGGAAATGTTTTCTTCCAGAATGGTGGTGGAAGTGGCCAGTTTATCCTGAATTTCGGTGGACAGGCGTTTTAATTTCCGGCCAAAGGTTTTAGCGAACAGGACCAGAATCGGAGCCAGGATCAGAATCATGAACGTGAGTTTCCAGTTCATGTAGACTATGATAAGAATGCCGCCAATCAGCCTTATCGATTGCTGTAATGCGGTGGCGGGAACGTCGGTGATCAGGTTTTCCAGCGTCGTCACGTCATTGGTCATGCGCGACATGACTTCACCGGTGCGCCGCTTGGCGAAAAAGCTGAGCGACAGGCTTTGCAGATGTCCGAATATTTTTTTGCGAAAATCTGTGATAATGCGTTTTTCGGTCAGGTCGAACAAATAGTTGTGGGCGGTGGAACACAGGAGTTGCAATAGAAATAAAAAGCCGATTTGAACAGCGATGGTGTTCAGCATCTCCAGATTCTTCTTGACCATGACGACGTCGACCAGATCCTTTATTAAAAGGGGTACCGCCAGGTTGGTCAGGGATGCGCCGATCAGGAACACGGAGCCGACGATCAGGGCGGTTTTGTGCGGGGCCAGCAGCTTGAGGAGTCGTTTGTATTTGTCCATGAGGTTTGCGCGCGCTTTCAAAAGCTTCTATTATTGAGCACTGTTTTGGCGAATACAAGAGCTTTCCACTGATCGTCATTGCGAGCGAAGCGAAGGCGTAATATTTAACCTCAGCTCTCGTGCCCCGAAGGGGTAAATCCAGAACCCCTGGATCGCCGCCCCGCTGTTCGCGGCTCGCGATGACGAGACAGACAATTGCAGATAGCAATGAAATGACAGATTTTATCAAAAAGCTTTCAATCATTTTTTCCGACATCAAACTTCAGCACACCGTGTTTGCACTGCCATTTGCCATTATGAGCGCGTTTCTGGCGGCGGAGGGGATTCCAGAGATGGAAAAGCTGTTTTGGATCGTCGTGTGCATGGTGGCGGCCAGAAGCAGTGCGATGGCGTTCAACCGCATCGTGGACGCCCGTTTTGACGCCTTAAATCCAAGAACGCAGGGCAGGGCGCTGCCGTCCGGAAGTGTTAAAGCGGGAACTTATATTTTCTTCCTTATCGTATCTTCATTATTGTTTGTTTTTGCAAGCGGAATGTTGAACCGTCTGGCGTTATATCTTTCGCCAGTGGCTCTGGCGATCGTGTTCTTTTACTCCCTGACCAAGCGGTTCACCGCTTATTCCCACTTCTGGCTGGGCCTGGCGATATCCGTTGCGCCCGTTGGGGCGTGGGTGGCGATCCGGGAGGAAATTTCCCTGATCTCCCTGATCCTCGGTGCGGCGGTGGTGTTCTGGCTGGTCGGGTTCGACATCATCTATTCCTGCCTGGATGCCGGGGTGGATTCCAAAAGCGGACTGCATTCCATTCCACAACGTTTTGGTGTCGCGCGGGCTTTGACATTTGCAAAAGCCGCGCATGCATTGATGATCCTCTTTTTGCTGGCCCTGCTGGTCTCCCCGCTTCTAGGAGGGCTTTATCTTACGGCGGTGGCGGGGGTCGCGGGTCTCTTGTGGTACGAGCATTCCCTGGTCAGCCCTAAGGATCTGTCCAAAGTCAATGTTGCCTTTTTTAACGTCAACGGCTGGATCAGCCTGTCCCTGATGGCCCTGATGATCGGTGATTGCGTGTGGGTGTAAGGGTAGGGGGGAGTGCGGACGGTATCTTACCGGGTTTTTTTGGAGAATGTGGGCTTAACCGGAACAGGGAATTGCGCGAGGCGTGATCTGATCCAGGTGGAATTTGTAAAAGCGCATCACATTTTCCCTTCCAACAGTTTCACTCAGACCCACGCCGCCTTGCTGATTGATGAAAACCGGGGTTTTCCCTTTACCGAGGGCATAAATCGCGCACATATGGTCTTTCCATTTTTTTCCATTGGCTGTTTTGGGCAATTTGTCGAAGAAAGAAATTATGGCGACGTGCTGTTTTCCTCCTTGGGCTTTGTAGCGGCAAATGTAATTCTTAGCTTCTGCTTTGTCCACCTGAACGACGCCATTTTTGCGGTCCGGGTATAGGGGGCCTGAGGTTTCGACGGTTACACCGGGGATTCCGGTGTCGCATTTGAACGCGCCTGCGGCAGAAGACGGCCCCGGTGTTTTTCTGCCTCCAAAAGCCGGATATTGCTCCTTGGTTAGAACGTCGGGCAGGGGCTGTTTTTGGCGGGGCATTTTGAAGCCCTCTTTTGAAAAGTTGATCACTACGGTTTCTCCTTTTGAAACCCTGGCTCCAGCAGTCGTTTCCTGACTCAAAACCTTTTGCCTGGGGTTTAGTGTCAGCGGGGACGATGCCTTTCCGACTCTGGGTTTAAGGCCGGCTTTTTTGAGTTTGGCCAAAGCGTCCTGATACATCAGGCCGACCACATTGGGAACCCGAACCGTTTTATCGGAGGGTGAAGAACCGGGTGTCCAGTGGTCCCGGGAGCATAGAAGGCAGGACTGATTTCTTGAGTCAAACACGGTAATCGCGTCACCGGATTTTCCGAGAGTGGTGCAAATCGCCTTTGCTTTAGCCTCCTGGTTCTGGCCACTTGAATCCGTCAGCGTCCCCACTTTCCAGTTGGAACAATTGCCATCCAAAGAAAGCGCCTGGGCAAAACTCCAACCACTTAAGGAAGCCATCAATACAATCAGAGCACAGATCAATTTGCGAACCGGCATTCCTTTTCTCCAACAAGACGATTTGATTTAACGAATAGGCGCTCTCACTGCCCAGTCCGTTCCATATCCTTCATTTTTCCCACTTGCAGCCCTTTGCCGCAAGATTCACAGAAGAAATCTTCATATCGCATTGGCTTTCAATAAAACTGCAAAATCCGTTCAGATTGCCTCGAAAGGCAAGCCCGTATTTTTTGCCACGAGTTCCCTCTTTCAATATCCTCTTGGCTTCTTTACGGGCTCTTTCGATATGATTGAACCGTTTTGACGGGGCGGCAACCGTATAGAGGAACTCGATATAACCCTTTTTGTCCGGTTTTTTTGCCTGCAAAACATGAAACTCCGCATCCGCTTTGCTCGAAAATGGATAACCCGAATACAAAAGGCACTTTATTTTTCCGGAAGAACCGCCATCCGGGCCCACTCCTCCCACATCCGCAGTACCACCAGTGCCACCATCGGCAGTTGTGGGAATAGGAGGAGGCGGTGGAGAGGGAGGTGTCCAGTCGTCCCTGGAGCATATGGAACAGGCCTTGGTTACCGGGTTTACTCTTGTAATAAAATCACCGGACTTCCCGGTAAGGGCGCAGGCTTTCCCGGTGTCACCAGGATCGAGGTTGCCTTTACTGTCCGAAAAGTTCATGCTCATCCAGTTGGAACAATGTCCTGCGGAAGATCCCGCCCCGGCGACCTTCCCGCCGCTGGATGAACCGCTTGAAGGGGAACGTCCCGCAACCGCCACAGGGTCTACCGCAGGGTCTTTTAGTGTCGTCGACGGGGTTGTCCCTCCCCCCGCTCCTCCAGGTCCCTTCGAGGGGGTTGGGGTTTTGATTTTTCCACCCAATACATCGTAGAGCGGTTCCGTGGGAAGATCACCCTTGAGGAGGCGTTCCACTTCTCTATCGTACATCCCATAACCCGCTTGCATCATGATCCTGAATAATTGGCCCTGCTCCTCGGGCGTCCTTAACTCCTTAAATGCAATTATCTGTTCAAGGGCCAGTTGCACACAGTCAAAAGCTGCCCTGCGCTCGGGTTGGCCTTGAACGGCAAATGCCAGCCGGCCCAATGCATGGCCCGTCATTTGCCAGCTCGTTATTCCTCCCAAAAGATGTTCGTCTCCACTGGTACTTTTTGCAAAATATTCGGTCCGTAAGACCTTCTTAAAATCTTTAAAGACCTGGGAATCCTGTGGGGACGATGTGGGACATAAATTGGCGTGGGCCAGGGGGAAGAACAGGAAAGAAACGGCCAGTGAAAAGAAAAATGAAATGAAAACGGATTTTTTAAAATGCATTGTTTTTCCTTTCCTGGTCCAAAGTTAAACCAATGGTTCGCGGGGACTTTTTCAACTGTAAGCATGAGCTCCAATTTTCTCAGATATTCAGGGTAAATTTAAGATAAAAATGGCAAAGGGTCGAAAGAGGAAGAACAAATCCGGCAGACAATATAGAGATAAGATTTTGAAAACAAAGGGGTTAGTGGACGAGACCCCGGCCTTTCCAGAATAAAATGGAAATATGATAAACTTGCCCGGGAATTAGAAATTAAGTCTTATTGGTCTTATAACGATGCTTGAGAACGACCTAAAGCGATATTCTGCTTCCTTCATGTCGAACGCTAAATGGCGCAAATTGTTCCGTGTGATCAACTCCCAATCTCTGAAGTTGAATGGTTGCACCTGGAAACTTGTTGATCAAACGGAGCCAGAAACCGGCTTTCTTCCCGATCACCGTCAACTTGGTGAAACCTATGTTGGAGATTGCGGGGCTTTAAACGGTCCCTTTGAATTCAGAGCCATTGAATGGATTTCGATTCCTGCCAAACAGGGTTACAGGCCATACGAGAATGCACCCCTAAGCTACATCCACCAAAACCTGAATGAAGTGAAAAAGAAAATTGACTCCGCAGGCCGCTACGAATACGAAATTACCGAAGAAGATATTAAAATCTATGGCTACAAGCCCTAGCAACGGGTATTCCCCGTCGGCCCTAAGGATTTAAACCAGGTGAATGTGGCGTTATTCAACGTCAACGGCTGGATCAGCTATCCCTGATGGCCCTGATGATCGGCGATTGCGTGTGGGTTTAGCCGGGCCACGCCCGGAGGGATCGGCTCGCGATGGTATTATAATCAGAAGTGGCGCAGATTTTACAACCTGTGGCCAAATTTCCGGAATCTTATTTGGAATTGTTGTTCAAGGGCCGCTTTCGACCCAAAGCGGACATTAAGATTTAATAAGCGGTGCGCATCTTTTTTGCAAATGTGATGAAGAATTACAATAACGCTAGCTAAAAAAGGAGTGTTGCTTTGAAGAATTTATGGATTGGGATTTCAATTATTGTGGTGATCTCTTTAGTTATTGCCTATACCGCTCCCATAAACGAATTTTATAAAGGAATGGCCGTCATGCCCGCTGTTGGCGGGCTACTGGCGGCGCTGTTTCAGCTTATTAGAGATAATTTGACTCATGAAAAAAAATTACAATTTCAAGAGAAAGAACAAATATTCAATTTAGGGGCCACGTCACACATGGCCAATACGGTATTTGATAAGCATGTAGAATTTTGCGAGAAGTATTTAGCTGAGGTCCATCAGCTTGTAGTCACCCTTAATAGAGATGGGCCAACAGAAAATACACTTAAACATACTGGGAATTTATATAAATTGCGTATTGAATACACAGCATGGATAACCCCGGAAATAGACAGTAAGCTAATTCCATTTGAAGAAGTGGCCAAACAAATTGGCGCTAATGCTGGGCTTGCCAAAGCATTATCAGGAACCGATTCAAAGGAACGACCTGAGGCCGTTAGAAAAATGTTTGATGCGTTTAAAGATGTAATGGATTGGAATGAATCTACAGTAAAGGATGCGGATGCAACTGTTTCTGGGATCAAAAACAGAGTTAGAGAAATACTGCAAGTCGATCAGTTGGTATCCATACGTGAATATTTGGTTGAAAAGGCCAGTTCAGTAAAAAACGCGGCCAAGGAATAGCAACTATGAGGAATCTAACAAAAATCAAAGATTTCACGTAATTTAAACGTCCCCTTTTGGCCGGAAGTCGACATTGTTACCAGTCAATTCTCCTACAATTCCGGCCGGAATGTGTTCATCTGTGGTTTCGACCCCTTCCTCCC
This genomic interval carries:
- a CDS encoding ABC transporter ATP-binding protein, which gives rise to MDKYKRLLKLLAPHKTALIVGSVFLIGASLTNLAVPLLIKDLVDVVMVKKNLEMLNTIAVQIGFLFLLQLLCSTAHNYLFDLTEKRIITDFRKKIFGHLQSLSLSFFAKRRTGEVMSRMTNDVTTLENLITDVPATALQQSIRLIGGILIIVYMNWKLTFMILILAPILVLFAKTFGRKLKRLSTEIQDKLATSTTILEENISNIQVVKSFVRAPLETGRFSQAVEDSFDSARKRVIISSFFGPTIGFIAFTTSLILLWYGGREVITGGISPGELIAFILYATIIAGPMGSFARMFTRVQEGIGASQRIFDILETQPEVAEPKDAKQLPAIAGKVEFDQIRFHYREDQEVLHGISFSAEPGQVVALVGPSGAGKSTLIQILHRFYDPVSGEIRVDGIPIQEVSLSSYWSQIGLVPQETLLFGGTIKENIEYAKLGATLEEVTEAAKAANAHQFIMDCPDGYETVVGEKGIRLSAGQRQRIAIARTILKNPRLLILDEATSALDNESELLIQEALEHLMEGRTAFVIAHRLSTIHHADKIIVLDKGKIVESGTHAVLMDRKGLYHRLYTLKSLQMAEPEEEGIEA
- a CDS encoding 4-hydroxybenzoate octaprenyltransferase — encoded protein: MTDFIKKLSIIFSDIKLQHTVFALPFAIMSAFLAAEGIPEMEKLFWIVVCMVAARSSAMAFNRIVDARFDALNPRTQGRALPSGSVKAGTYIFFLIVSSLLFVFASGMLNRLALYLSPVALAIVFFYSLTKRFTAYSHFWLGLAISVAPVGAWVAIREEISLISLILGAAVVFWLVGFDIIYSCLDAGVDSKSGLHSIPQRFGVARALTFAKAAHALMILFLLALLVSPLLGGLYLTAVAGVAGLLWYEHSLVSPKDLSKVNVAFFNVNGWISLSLMALMIGDCVWV